In the Lutra lutra chromosome 12, mLutLut1.2, whole genome shotgun sequence genome, atggGAGACTCTGTCTCTGCTTCAGTGCCTAGCCACTGGGGTGGAGGCAGAGTTGGgcgagtgggggggggggggacaccctCCTGTCACCAGCAGCTCCTACGTGGCCACAGACAGCCCTGAGTGCCCCCCATGTCCCCTCCCTGCATTCACAGAACACTGGAGATGGACATGCATCACTGCCctttgccagaggggaggtgcgCGGGACCTGCGGCCTGGCTCCAGTGGGGCCCACATTCTGCCTAGGGGCACGGAATGCACGCTGGCCACATGGGTCAGGGCCCCAGGGCGCAAGGCCTGCAGCTGGCACACCCCCAcagcacgtacacacacacaccacataggtgcacgcacacactcacacacacacttgtagCCTAtcacacgggggggggggggaggcgtgCACAGACTCTGACGTACAAGGACACATGGGCACTCGTGAGGCACAGCGAGACACCGAGGAACCCCTCCGATAACCCCAAGCCCTTGGGGGCAGCTGTGTCCACTCTCCTAGGAGTGTGAGCGTCCCAAAGTAGCGGGCACGACGGGGGCAGGCatggcagggaggtgggaagatgCTGGGggtcctctcctctcttcctggtGCAGGCGGGCCTCTGCCTGGTAGCAGCCCTGCCGGGGGCTGCCTCTGCTGAGCCACAGTTTCCAACTGCAAACAGCCCGGCCTGCCTGGAGAAGGCCTCTGGCCAGTGCGGCAGCACATCCGCCCAGCACAGCCACACCCAGGGTGGCCTAGGAAATGGGCATCAGGCTCCAGGACTCACAGACGGGGCCTGGCGGGCCACCGCAGGGGTGGAGGATCGAGTCCGTCGTGACCTCAGGGGCCTGCAGGGACGGCCCAGTGCCAGGAGTGAGAGCTGCGGCTGACGGGCCCGAACCAGGTCCAGCAGTGACCGCCGCGGCTGGCTTAGGGGCCCTAGGAGGGGCCGACGGGGCGGGGCTGGCCGGCCCAGGAGTGAAGGGCGCTCAGGGATGGGGAGTAACGGCTGGGGTTTGCAGGGCTGGCTGGGGCCCAGAAGGGACTGCAAGGGCTGGCAGGGCTGCTTTGGGCCCAGGAGGGGCCGCTTTCGTCGGCAGGGCTGTTCTGGGCCCAGGAGAGGCCGCTTGGGCGGGTGAGGCTGTTCCGGGCCCATGAGTGGCCGCTTTTGTTGGCACGGCTGTCCAGGGCCCAGCAGTGAAGGTTTTGCGGGGCCAGGGTGCTCTGGGGCTTCAACTAATTGCTGGGGCTGACTGAGGCCCAGCAGGGACCCCTGGGGGCGGCTGGGTTGGCCTAGGAGGGACCTCCGGGGCTGGCAAGGGGCTAAGAGAGCCCTCCGGGGGCAGCAGCACTGGCCTGAGAGTGAGCTGGTGGGCCGGCGGCGTGGACGCAGCAGGAGGAGTGACTGTGGGGGCCGGCACCGCTGTCCTGAGGATGCCCTGCTGGGCTGGCCACGGAGACAGGGGGCCACCCACGACCGCACGGGCCAGCAGCGGTGCCAGAGGGCCAGGAGGGAGCGCAGGGGCCGGCAGAGGGGACATGGGGCCAGGAGGGAGCGCAGGGGCCGGCAGCGGTGCCACGGCGCCAGCAGGGAGCGCAGGGGCCGGCAGCGTTGCCACGGGGCCAGCAGGGAGCGCAGACGCCGGCAGCGGTGCCTAGGGCCTAGGAGCGCCCATCGTGGCCGGCAAGGCTGAGCCAGGAGTGACTGCTGGGGCCGGCAGTGCTGATCTGGGGCTGGAAGCAGCCGCTGGGGCCGGCAGGGCTGACCTGGGCCCAGAAGTGACCGCCGGGGCTGGCAGGGCTGTCTTGGGCCCAGAAGTGACCGCTGGGGCCAGCGGCGCTGACCCGGGAGTGGCCGCTGGGGCTGGCAGGGCTGCCCGGGGTCCGGGAGAGCCCGACGGGGCTGGCAGCGCTGACACGGGGCTGGGAGTGAcccctggggctggctgggctggAGCTGCTGCTGGTGCTGGGCCGGGCCGTTCTGGTCCCAGTGGTTGGCTGGGAGCGGCCCCCCTTCTGGGGAGCACACCTGCATGGAAGAAAGAGCACGTGTCCACCTGGGCAGGTGTGCCTGCAGACCCCCCAACCAGCCCGGGCCCCTGAGACATGCTGCCCCCTCTCCAGCAGCCCCATCCCCAAGGGAGCTGAAAGTGGAGTGTGAAACACCAAGAAGAACCCCTCTCTGAAAAGAAGGCGCGAACCAGCGAGTCCCTGAGGAGGAAAGCAGCTGTAGGGCTGAGCCGGcacctgggagagagccccacgCTCAGGGAGAGAGTCCCCCGGTCCCAGTCTCCCCACCCGATCCCAGCTGGGCTCTGGTGACAGCAaggatgcccccccccccgccacccgccACCAAGGACTCGGCTCCCGGCCGCTGTGGAGGGAGGCCCCTGGGGTGGGCTGCTCTTTGTACCGGGACCCCTGACCACCAGTCACATGACCCCCCACGAAAAGATGTGCTGCATTCTACAGAAGGTTAGCAGATGGAAAACACCTGGTGCAGAGCCCGGCCCCCACGCGCTACAGACACCCTGGACACCCCGTGGTCGGCGGAGCCTGACAGACGCAACGGGGCAACGGGGCCGGCCTACCAGCAGGTGCACCCTCCTGCCCcaagcacacacacccccacccccatccttggGCTCCCAGCCTGGCCTCTCTGGCTGTGTCACCCACCGGGGGAAGGTCTTCTGTCTGCTCAGGATCTGGGCTCATGGCGAGCGGCTACCTCGGGCCCCAGTCCAAGTGGGCCGCATACCCCATGCCCAACAACGAAGGAGAACGTTGCCAGGCAGGCCCAGATGCCGACGGTGGTGTCCAGGTGTTGGTGTGGCCCTGAGGGCACCCAGGGGAGAGGGCACAGAGCCCGTGGTTCTGAGTGGGGCAGGGCCCAGCGCTCACCTGCTTGGTGGGCTGCAGTGGGACCTTCTTCTTCCCACGGTCACAGGCAGGCTCCAGGTCCTGCTCGGGGCTGCCAATCTCCAGGGGACGCCCATTCTCACTTGGTTCTGCGGACGGGCAGTTTTCGGACTCACGGGGCTTCTTGGCAAGGCGACGTTCCCATTTCTCCTTCCGCTCATGTGGTTTCAGGGCCATGTCCTTCTGTGAGGGAAAGAGGACAAAGCTGGTTAACTGGCAGTGACCTTGGTGACACCATGCAAGACTCTGCTGTGTCCCGAGGTGGGTCCCTAGACATGTGACAGCGCCTACCTGAGGTGCTCACCCCGCTAGTAGGCTGTCAGGACTAGGGGGCTCAGAGAATGATGGAGAAACAAAGCTAGACCAGGCCTTAAGCTTCCAAAGGGCCCCCAATCTGTGGCTCAAATGGAGCCAGTGCCGCACTGGCCCTCCCAGGGGCGCTGCTTACACTCCTGAGCCGATGGCTGCTGCCACAGCAACTGACCACTGTCCCTGGGTCCAGAGCCCCCCAGGGGTCTACCTGCCCAACTGCGTGCAGCCGGGCATGCTGATACTGTGGAAGCCTGTGCTGGGGAACCAGCCCCTGACTCGGCCAGATACACAGAGCTCAGGGACCCTGGAGCCCTGCCCTAAAACAGGGAGTGACACCCAGCGGGGATTTATGGAGCAGGAGGCTGCTGTGCCGATGCCAATCGCAGCAGTGGGGTCCCCACCACCCCGAGCACAGAGCTGGTCCTGCCAGCGAGCCCAAGGCCCAGGTCAGCCTGCCTTCGCGGTGCTGAGCAGGCGCAGTGTCACCCACCAGCCTCCCAGCCGGGTCCATGGGGTCAGTAAGAGCTGCCATCTCCACCTGGCTGCCGAAGAAGAGGCAAGAACTCACTGGAAGGGACTCAGAAGATTCTGAAAGCATTCACCCGAGGCGGGAGGAAGGCCTGAATGAAGGTGATGCCCCTGGCTGCCGTGTCCCCCATATCCCAGGTGACATCCTCACAGCCCCACAGGCAGTGCTTCCTGAGAACCTGCGGGCCGACTGTGGCAGCCTCTTCAAGGCTGGCCTCTGTGCTCAGGTGGGCATGTGGCCCCAGTCAGGCCTCAGGCCACcggggtgggtggcagggagaACCAAAGCCCCAGTCTAGACAGGGACATGCTGTGCGTGGCAGGGGAGGTCCTCCAACTTTGAACCACACCCCGCCTCCTGGCTGGTGAGAGGGGCCCACAATCCCCAGGACTAGTGAGGGGAACCAGCCCAGCTGGCCGGACTGGAGCTGCCCTTCCATGCACGGCAGCCCCCGGGACTGTCCTGCTGTGTGTGACCCCACagcctgggctgggagcaggCAGGCGCGGCTGCAGGCTGCACTGGGGACAGAGGCAGCAGCAGATAGTGTGGGACGTTCCACACCCCCAGGCTCTCCTGAGGGGCCCACAACCCCAGCCACACAGATGCAGGCCGGCCCCGTCAGAGCCTCTCCCCTCTGAGGGGACAGTCAGGAGGGACGGGGTTTACCCTGCATCCCCACGCCCTCCCATGGCTCActgaggagcagggggaagggagcgGGGCTGGCAATGGCACTTGTCCTGGGGCATCCGCAAGGCTGGGAGCCCTCCTTAAGTCTGGTGACCAGCTTGGCCCATGCCATGTGGCTCTGCCCTAAGCTCCACAGGCTTGTGCCAGGGCAGCATGTGGCTCCTAACTCCTCAGACCTGGGAGACATCCTTCCCCATGCCCGCCGTCTGGGACAGCAAACCCCAGGGACATCCACAGGCTGTGGCATTTCTGCAGCCTCTCCTGTAGTCCCAGTCAGATGCCTTCATGCCCCCACTGAACAACTCAGAGCCCCAGCTCGTCTCAGCCCAAAGCGGCCGCTCCCCAACCCTGACAATGGAACCCTGGCTCACTAGGCCTCCCAGCTTCTGCCCTGCCTATGGGCTCAGGTCGATTCCACACTCTGGggtgcacccccacccccccacataAACTCAACTGGACAGCAGGGCAGCCCCAGCTGAGACGCTGACCGTCTCAGGGAGGACTCCTGGGCAGGGCTAGAACCTCCAGAGGAGCAGCAAATGCAAATGCCCTGAGACAGCGAGGagctcccactccctccctctcttgcacCTGCCTCCCGGGCTCCACTGGTCAGCACATGGCCACAGGCCTCCCCGGGGCAGAAAGACGAGGCAGTCCCTCCAGGGACGAGCAAGTCCCGAGGACCGCAGCTCACTCTGCCCATGCGGGCACTCAACAGGACACACGAGGGACCCGCCCCTCACACACAGTCACCGCTTTCAGGTTCCCTGCCCTGCCTATAGGGCAGGGTTGGCTGCTCACAGGCTGCTCCCTCCCACATAGGCCCCCACGGTCCAGAGCTCTCCGCCGGGAAGCTGCCACCCAACTGCAGGGCCCAGCTCAGCCCCCCCACGGCACACAGGGTGGCCCAGGCAGATGGTGGGCAGCAGTCTGCAGAGACGAACCAGAGCGACACACTGTCAAGGGCAGGCCAGCCAGGGGTTTgcacagagagagcagcaggacGCCCACACACAGAGAGTCTCCCTTTGAGGAAGCGGCTGCCAAGCGTGGAGCCCGGAGGCCCCCGACCCGCTGTGGGTACGGTTCTTCTGGGGGCCGGACAAACCTCGTACCTGCTCCAGGGGCCAGGCAGGAGACACGCTCTCTGCCCTGGGGGAGGGTCTGGCTTTTCCTTCTACTCAGGCCTCCAGAGGACCAGAGAAggccccccaccagcctccctcaCTTCACATATCACTTCACAGACTTACATGCTAACGTCCTCCAGAAACATGCTCATGGATACCCAGAACGTCGGACCCCGTGTCCGGGCCCCTAGGGGACACTGGCCCTGCCACGTGGGCGTGGTCACGAGGTGGGAGGCTGAGGCCCCCCGCCGCGCACGGACACACACAggcgcaccccccaccccccaactcccggCGTGCGCCAGCCCTGCCCTCGGCATCCTGGGTGGGAGGCGGGGTTGGAGTCCCAGAGCAGGACAGGCATCTCAGTGCTGCCGCCACACTGTATGGactcccaggccccaggccacCCCAGCCCTAACAGCAGCTTCTCCATGCCCTGGGGCATACACACCAAGCACCCTGCCAGGGCCACCTAGACCCGCGTACCACCACAGAAGGCTGcctgtcctctctccccagaTGCCCAAGGGCCCCCACCCTCTGCAGCGAGGGAGCATCTGCGCTCCAGGACTACACATCACAGACCTCCTGAGTCACTGCGGGGCGAGCCCCACTCTCTCAGAGAGAGCCACTGGTTCTGAGGCCCTCCCGATTAGGTAAAATCACAGAAATGGCTTCTAGCCTGGGGGACAGGCTCTGAAGTCCCACGTGTGAGCCCTGGAGCGAGAACAGGCCTGGCCGGTGGTGTATGTGATCAGAAGCGCCAGCAGATACTAACCAGGAACCGTGGGAACAGCCCGGCCTTCGGGACAACTGGCTGGGCCAGAGCGATCTTTCTAAGGAGCACTTGTAATCATGACAGACAGAACAAAAGGGACAGACGGCAGGCCAGATACGCCGCACAGCAAGCACGGTGAACCTCCAGTGGCagaccaggccaggccaggcactgggctccACAAAGGCCTCCCTCtaggccctgccccagcccctttGCAGGTTCTGGAAGGGCCTCCGGGCAGCCCCAGGCCACTTCTCCAGACACCTCCAATCACATCTTTCACCCAAAATATGCATCAGTCAACCACAAATCATCCAATGCACCACATTTTCTGTAAAcctgttttatctatttttttttaaacaaaaaacctAGACTGTTTGAACCCTTGAAATATCAGTGACTGGGCTGTCTCCTGCCCTGGACTCAGCCCAGTGGCATCCTGGCCCCAGGGCAAGAGCTCCCGCATCTGGAAAAGTGGGGGAGCTGTGAATCCATTTGCCCCCGGCGCAGCACAGCGTAAGCCAGCAGGCCACAGGCCTGGGCCCTGTGCGCATGGAGGGACAGCCACCCCATGGGCCCTCTCCTGGCTCAGGCGGGCAAAAGGCCTCGTGCACCGGGACCCAGAGGCAGCCCCTCCGCCCAGCCACTGCCCTGAGAATGACGAGGGCTTCATGGAGCAGCCCCAAGGCTGTGCACCCAGGGGGCTCTTGTCACAGGATTCAACAGTTTCTGCCACAGGGGCATCGCCGGAACGTGGCCGGCTGGCCCTCTCCCGGCAcgccagggctggggctggcctTCACTTGTGATGCTGACCCCATGTGAGCCTAGGAGCGTTCTGGGGGCTCACCCTAGCTCAGGCACACTCCGCCCCAGTTCCGCCCCCACTGAGCCGGCAAGGGTGGGCGCTGGCCCTGGGTCCCAGGCACAGCTCCGCCTGGACCACGGGGCCCCTGGGTAGGCCTGGTCTCCTCCTCTGCAGACTGGGGCAGCGGCCGTGCCCAGACCGTGCTGGACACTCCGGGTGCGGCAGGGCCGCAAGAGCAGTGCCTGCCCCCAACAGGCCAGGGCGGAACGGCAAGTAGAGGGAGGCGTGTAGCGAGCGGGGCAGCGGTGGGCTGGTATCTGACTGGGGGGCGCTCGGCGGGCTGCTGGGGGATCCACGCTAGGAGCCTACAGAACTGGGGCGTGCCCACGAGGAAGCAGGCCCTACCAAGGCTGCAGCGACAGGCTGGGGTGAATCCAGGACCGGCCTGTACCCCTGAGCTGCCGTCCGCCCACAGACTCATCGTGAGCCCAGAGACCGGACGGCAGATGCGTCCCAGCGCACCCCAGCACCTGCACACAGAGGGGCCCTAAAAGAGGAGCATGGCCACGCGCTGAGGCCCACAACCCTTGAGGCCCGAGGCAACAGTCCCACAGTGAAGCCTCCAGcggaccccccgccccccaagcaGCCGGGCCCCTGGACCCTCCCTGGACCACAAGGGGGATCTGCCTGTTGTTGTGAAATCAATGATTACGTTTTCCTATAGCAATTTTACAGAGCTATTTTTAGCTCCCCTAAACGTCATTACTATGCAGTACCGAGAAGCTCTCTAACCACACTTCAGTAAGCCAACCGTGCAGAGATAGGAGGAGTCAGAACTGGCAGACCCAGATTCTCTCACCGAGGTCTGAGGCTGCGAGGGCTGACGTGCACTGGCCTTTCCTGGCTCCCAGATCCTGCGGGCAAAGGCATGGCCACACCCCTCCAGCCAGGTGGGTGTCCCTCTGCTCCTGGGGCTGCAGAGCGGCCTTGCCCCCAGGGTCACACAGAATCCACCCCTCACTGCCATGCCCCGGCACACTCCTGGTGGCCTGACCCACCTGACCTTCCCCCCAACCAGCCCACCTCCCGACTTTCCCACCCTGCTTGGCGAGGCTGCCCGTCTCCCAGAACCTCCGGGACTTGGGGGCCCCCAGAAGACCTTGCAGGCTCACAGATCAGGCAACAGCCACTGCTCACCCGGCAGGCTGTTCTCCCCAGCCCGGAAGCCCTCCGGCGCACACCTGCCCCGGGCCCGCGGCACAGCCGCCCCCACCCTGCTATCTGTGTGGCTTACTCTCCTTCACCTGCAAGTTCTTAACGCAAACTTCACCCCACACACACGCCAAGTACAGGCCCAGCCCACAGCCCACCTACCTTCTGTGTTCTGACCTACCCCCTCCGGCCCTGGGGACAGAGACCACATATACAGGCATCTTCTTCCAGGTGGTCAAGGGGCCTCTCCCCAGGAAGGgtaaccccccccaccccggctagGAAGGAGGCAGCCCATGTGTCCACCACCCACCAGCAACCGGtacaccccccagccccccagagtTGACCGACTATCCCTGTATGTTTGGGACTGAGAAGGCTTCCTGGATGTGGGAAAGGCACAGAGAAACAGGACATCCTGTGAACCGTAACAGCAGCACTGCCCTACCACAGACCATCTGCACCTAAGTCACAGAGAGCTGGAGGACAGGACGGACaggacagtggggtgggggtgccaggGTCCCTCCACTAGGCCGAATTTCCCAGCCCGGGCCGCCATATCAAGGTGTGCCAAGGCCTGGGGCCCCCCAACACTCGCAGATGAGGAGGCTGGGAGTCGCAGACAGACGGAGAGCTGGCCCGGACAGTCCCCACGGGCAGCCCCCGCCCAGCTGCCCCGGCCCGGCCATGACAACCACGTCCAGCCACCCCCTCCGGCTACCGTGCTAGGAAAGGCATCCTCCCTGACCTGTCCCCCTCTTAGCTCACACCCACACTGGATGGGTACTGTTCCCCAtcaccttcccacccccacagcccACCCGCTGTCCCTCCACGTAAGGCAGCCTGCTGGAGAGGTCCCTCAATCCCAGGATGATGATAGGGTCCCTGAGGGTAACACGGTCCTCAAGGACCAGCCCCTGAAGGGCTCATTGACACCCCAGCTGTTGCAGAACCCTCTGGAACCTACCTCGCTCGTGCCTCTTGGTCCCTCTAGGTCAGTCTCTTTCCGGCTTGGAGGACTCCTCCTCAGCACCCCTGCCCCGGGTGCCCACCCACAGTGTGCTCCATGCACTGGAACGCTGGCCGAGCAGGAGGGTTGGAGAGCAGATGGTCAAGGACCTGGGAGTTGGGAAGCCGGGCGGGGAACAGCGCCACCACAGCCTCTGCCgcacccagtgctcagcacacTAGTGGGGACCCACCCCCCAAGCTCTGTGAAGACACTCCTTCCCACAGCCATCCAGCCCCTGCCACGTGCGGAGGGGCTGCTGGGACAGAGGAGGCCACCTGGAAACGGAAGAGACCCGCCCACCCTATGGTCCAGGACAAGCTAGACAAATGATGATGGCGACAGGTGCTCTGGACCAAAGCACGAAGGTGGACGAGGACGGTGGGCACGGAGCCGGAGATGAAGAGGCAGCGAGTAAGAAGCGGGCaggccctgctctgggcccccCTGCCCAGGCCTGCACACCGCGGAACAGCCTCCTCCCACGTCCGTGCACGCACACCCCACTACGACCCCACACTGTGAGCCTGTGCTGATCGACCAGGCTGCGCTCTCATCCGCACTCAACCAGGACCCAACCAGGACTCAACCAGGACAGTGGCCCACGGCCACTGTCCCAGCAGCTGGGTGTGGAGGTCAGCCTCTGCCCAAGCCCCCTCCACCCCGCCGAGCCCCTCCACGTGCGGATGGCACCATGCGCCCGCCCATGACCGCCAGAGCTGGCCTCAGGCTCACCACCCTGTGAGCCCCCTCAGACTCTGCCACCTGCTCAGCTGCCACACTCAGAGGGGCTGCCCAGGGAGGTCAGAAGCCAGAGCCGCTGTTGCTGAAACATCTGGGCCTGTTTTGTCCTGGCGTGGGGGACACAGAGAACCAACCTCAGGGTTAGCTCCGAGAAGAACACTGGAGAGGGGATGgggaccgggggggggggggggtggcaggacCAGGTGGCAGGAACTTTCAGTTCATCACCCCCACTTCCCAGATGAGGAAATCGAGGCCCAGAGTGGGCAGAGGGCTAGCTGGGGCCACgcggagaggaagagaagggacttTAGTCCAGGTGTTCAGACTGGGCCCGCCCCCCTCACTGTCCTCCTCAGCTGTCTGGGAGCAGGGGA is a window encoding:
- the FBRSL1 gene encoding fibrosin-1-like protein isoform X11; amino-acid sequence: MEAKVRQSRRSRAQRDRGRRREAARDARDQSASSGDETEPGPGKENAGLPRAPPPRAAAVRPPRRRRRESSSQEEEVIDGFAIASFSTLEALEKDMALKPHERKEKWERRLAKKPRESENCPSAEPSENGRPLEIGSPEQDLEPACDRGKKKVPLQPTKQVCSPEGGPLPANHWDQNGPAQHQQQLQPSQPQGSLPAPCQRCQPRRALPDPGQPCQPQRPLPGQRRWPQRSLLGPRQPCQPRRSLLGPGQPCRPQRLLPAPDQHCRPQQSLLAQPCRPRWALLGPRHRCRRLRSLLAPWQRCRPLRSLLAPWHRCRPLRSLLAPCPLCRPLRSLLALWHRCWPVRSWVAPCLRGQPSRASSGQRCRPPQSLLLLRPRRRPTSSLSGQCCCPRRALLAPCQPRRSLLGQPSRPQGSLLGLSQPQQLVEAPEHPGPAKPSLLGPGQPCQQKRPLMGPEQPHPPKRPLLGPEQPCRRKRPLLGPKQPCQPLQSLLGPSQPCKPQPLLPIPERPSLLGRPAPPRRPLLGPLSQPRRSLLDLVRARQPQLSLLALGRPCRPLRSRRTRSSTPAVARQAPSVSPGA